The following coding sequences lie in one Euhalothece natronophila Z-M001 genomic window:
- a CDS encoding IS5 family transposase (programmed frameshift), which yields MTKRRSYPTDLTDAEWEIVEPLIPKPKRRGPKANVDVREVLNGIFYFLHEGCQWRALPQDLPPWTTVSNYFRKWQRKGIWSRIQQKLQSRLREEQGRNPEPSPGIIDSQEREDWRKKGEVYGYDGGKQIKGRKRHILVDSQGLLLAVVVSEARGTERVGGMALLLEVESQLPNLSLIWVDAGYQGPNFSRAVEKLTQAQVEVVKRSSKAFEVLPRRWVVERTFAWLVQNRRLVIDSEKLPEISEALIKVAMTRLMLKRLAMFSA from the exons ATGACGAAACGTCGCTCCTATCCTACAGACTTAACTGATGCCGAATGGGAAATTGTTGAACCATTAATTCCTAAGCCCAAGCGTAGAGGTCCAAAAGCTAATGTTGATGTGCGAGAAGTCCTGAATGGGATCTTTTATTTCCTTCATGAAGGTTGTCAGTGGCGAGCTTTGCCTCAAGACTTGCCTCCTTGGACGACAGTATCCAATTATTTCCGTAAATGGCAGAGAAAAGGTATTTGGTCAAGGATACAACAAAAACTGCAATCGCGTCTGCGAGAAGAACAAGGACGAAACCCTGAACCTAGCCCAGGCATTATCGATTCCCAGGAGCGTGAAGACTGGCGGAAAAAGGGGGAGGTGTATGGTTACGACGGAGGAAAACAAATCAAAGGTCGTAAACGACATATTTTGGTAGATTCTCAGGGATTGCTCCTAGCAGTTGTCGTTAGTGAAGCC AGAGGCACCGAACGTGTTGGTGGAATGGCTCTTTTACTAGAAGTGGAATCCCAACTCCCCAACTTGTCTTTAATTTGGGTGGATGCTGGGTACCAAGGACCCAACTTTAGCAGGGCAGTCGAGAAGTTAACTCAAGCCCAAGTAGAAGTTGTCAAACGTTCGAGTAAAGCGTTTGAGGTTCTTCCTCGACGATGGGTGGTGGAAAGAACCTTTGCTTGGCTGGTTCAAAATCGACGCTTAGTTATTGATTCAGAGAAATTACCAGAAATCAGTGAAGCTCTCATCAAAGTAGCCATGACTCGCCTGATGTTAAAACGGTTAGCTATGTTTTCAGCTTAG
- a CDS encoding SHOCT domain-containing protein codes for MTKHYFIASDQETLSKVYRDVIVWFKEKEYEVDSTQTGDVYLVQAAKTGFLRTIFGTNLAFKVNIYWSSNPTTAREFIIETRVGKWVRNIAGAGFTAMFTGGFTIFTGFAGASWALVLERDLIRHLQENLNLQRVSISPESSSNFEESAASKQTVDVSAYSTARSQAIAEIKEEIDQLKQALQKDIISQEEFEKKKENLEDKIDEREIELLIEEKSNQLQEAFTSGILDADEYEAKLQSIENAVREKLSKKQKLKEARDNGILTEEEYQNKVSQLYQDIK; via the coding sequence ATGACCAAACACTATTTTATTGCCAGTGACCAAGAAACCCTATCAAAAGTCTATCGTGATGTTATTGTCTGGTTCAAAGAAAAGGAATATGAAGTGGACAGCACTCAAACGGGAGATGTTTATCTTGTCCAAGCCGCAAAAACAGGCTTTCTAAGAACTATCTTTGGTACTAATTTAGCATTTAAGGTGAATATTTATTGGTCGAGTAACCCGACTACTGCGAGAGAATTTATTATCGAGACGCGAGTGGGAAAATGGGTTAGAAATATTGCTGGCGCTGGATTTACCGCCATGTTTACAGGAGGTTTTACCATTTTTACGGGGTTTGCTGGCGCAAGTTGGGCGTTAGTTTTAGAACGAGATTTAATTCGTCATTTACAAGAAAATCTCAATTTACAACGAGTTAGTATTTCCCCCGAATCTTCTTCTAATTTTGAGGAGTCCGCCGCTAGTAAGCAAACTGTGGATGTTAGTGCCTATTCTACCGCGCGATCGCAGGCAATTGCTGAAATCAAAGAAGAAATTGATCAATTAAAACAGGCGTTACAAAAAGATATTATCAGTCAAGAAGAATTTGAAAAGAAAAAAGAGAATTTAGAAGACAAAATTGATGAACGAGAAATTGAGTTATTAATTGAAGAGAAAAGTAATCAATTACAAGAAGCCTTTACATCTGGCATTTTAGATGCGGATGAATATGAAGCGAAATTACAATCTATTGAAAATGCTGTACGCGAAAAACTCTCGAAAAAGCAAAAATTAAAAGAAGCGCGAGATAATGGCATTCTCACCGAAGAGGAGTATCAAAATAAAGTCTCCCAATTATACCAAGATATTAAATAA
- a CDS encoding DUF7682 family zinc-binding protein, with protein sequence MARRKKKFPCGHQGYGQICHRCEQKENDRIRRQNQRQAWEESFKNDPINLKNLPKNVVIKTRRIISQLRQDNNYQRFKGKRLRHDRKIISIPVNRDYRLICRDEGSDVVPEAVVSHQDYNVCKPGSAKK encoded by the coding sequence ATGGCGAGAAGAAAGAAAAAATTTCCCTGTGGACACCAAGGGTATGGACAAATTTGTCATCGATGCGAACAAAAAGAAAATGACCGTATTAGAAGACAAAACCAGCGTCAGGCTTGGGAAGAAAGTTTTAAGAATGATCCCATAAACTTAAAAAACCTGCCAAAAAACGTTGTGATAAAAACTAGACGCATTATTTCCCAATTAAGACAAGATAATAATTATCAGCGTTTTAAGGGAAAGAGGTTACGACATGATCGTAAGATAATTAGTATTCCCGTTAATCGGGATTACCGTTTAATTTGTCGAGATGAAGGGAGTGATGTTGTTCCTGAAGCAGTGGTATCTCACCAAGATTACAATGTTTGTAAGCCGGGAAGTGCAAAAAAATAA
- a CDS encoding DUF561 domain-containing protein, which produces MTMQPNLETAFCQQQTLKVISGLNNFDRAKVSQVIKAATVGGATFVDIAADPELVKMAKQMTSLPICVSAVEPERFVSCVKAGADLIEIGNFDTFYIEGRRFEAEEVLALTQQTRRLLPEITLSVTVPHILPLDEQVELASSLVEAGADIIQTEGGTSSNPTQSGTFGLIEKATPTLAAASCISQAVSVPVLCASGLSKVTVPMAIAAGASGVGIGSAVNQLNDEVAMIATVRGLVESLSTVQHRNPVRR; this is translated from the coding sequence ATGACAATGCAACCAAACTTAGAAACAGCCTTTTGCCAACAGCAAACCCTGAAGGTAATTAGTGGCTTAAATAACTTCGATCGCGCTAAAGTTTCCCAAGTAATCAAAGCAGCAACTGTCGGGGGGGCGACATTTGTAGATATTGCTGCTGATCCTGAGTTAGTAAAAATGGCAAAACAAATGACATCTCTCCCCATTTGTGTTTCTGCCGTAGAACCAGAGAGGTTTGTTTCCTGTGTCAAAGCAGGGGCAGATTTAATTGAAATTGGAAACTTTGACACTTTTTATATTGAAGGGCGACGGTTTGAAGCAGAGGAAGTCTTAGCCTTAACGCAACAAACTCGCCGCTTACTCCCTGAGATTACCCTATCGGTAACTGTTCCCCATATTCTTCCCTTAGATGAACAAGTGGAACTGGCGAGTTCTCTCGTTGAAGCAGGGGCTGATATTATTCAAACAGAAGGGGGAACAAGTAGCAATCCTACCCAGAGTGGCACCTTCGGCTTAATTGAAAAAGCAACACCCACTTTGGCAGCGGCTTCTTGCATTTCTCAAGCAGTCTCTGTTCCTGTTTTATGCGCCTCTGGTTTATCTAAAGTGACGGTTCCGATGGCGATCGCTGCAGGCGCTTCTGGAGTAGGTATTGGTTCGGCGGTTAACCAACTCAATGATGAAGTAGCAATGATAGCAACAGTTCGTGGTTTAGTGGAATCTCTCTCCACGGTTCAACATCGTAACCCAGTACGCCGTTAA
- a CDS encoding 4a-hydroxytetrahydrobiopterin dehydratase, translating to MAQLLSDSDIQTQLKELSDWTQEGKFIKCTRKFKGFPEAVEFVNKLVEPAEAAGHHPDIEISYNTVVIKMTSHDAGGLTEKDFNLARTISGLS from the coding sequence ATGGCACAACTACTTAGTGATTCCGACATTCAAACCCAACTTAAGGAACTTTCTGATTGGACACAGGAAGGGAAATTTATTAAATGTACTCGTAAATTCAAAGGCTTTCCTGAAGCAGTAGAGTTTGTGAATAAGTTAGTGGAACCCGCCGAAGCCGCTGGTCATCATCCTGATATCGAAATTTCTTATAATACTGTTGTTATTAAAATGACCAGTCATGATGCAGGAGGATTAACTGAAAAAGATTTTAATCTGGCTCGTACGATTTCGGGTCTTAGTTAA
- a CDS encoding FAD-dependent monooxygenase family protein: MKPTEQILSQLTGDPLTGLRKADQMWSRLRQNDHEIPQVVTTATENLAGCEFDVLICGGTLGILLATGLQQRGFKVGVLERGILRGREQEWNISRQELLELVELGLFSEEELESAIASGYNPGRVAFHQGIELWVNDVLNIGVDPVILLDLFKQKFLNLGGTLLEKTAFASATVHPNGVNLQTHETTLTTRLLVDAMGHFSPIVKQARGGEKPDGTCVVVGSCADGYSKNETGDLITSFTPIQNQCQYFWEAFPAKDGRTTYLFSYLDADPARPSLEFFMDEYFRLLPEYQQVELSQLDFKRVLFGFFPAYRKSPLRVPWSRILPVGDSSGIQSPVSFGGFGAMIRHLSRLTYGVTEALNADTLSRQDLALLQPYQPNISVTWLFQRTMSVGVNQELSPNQINDLLSGVFTAMNELGEDVLKPFLQDVVRFSGLTQTLALTSVKRPEIVFPVIPQVGIPPLLDWLVHYVNLGLYSGLFPLSKPFVSSLKNLSPKQQYRLKRLIEAWQYGSGQD, from the coding sequence ATGAAGCCAACCGAACAAATCCTTTCGCAACTGACGGGTGATCCCTTAACAGGCTTACGAAAAGCCGATCAAATGTGGTCGCGTCTGAGACAGAATGATCATGAAATCCCGCAAGTGGTAACAACGGCTACAGAAAATTTAGCTGGTTGTGAATTTGATGTTCTTATCTGTGGTGGCACCTTGGGCATCTTACTAGCCACAGGATTACAACAACGGGGCTTTAAAGTGGGGGTTTTAGAACGAGGAATTTTGCGCGGACGGGAACAAGAATGGAATATCTCTCGTCAGGAACTACTAGAACTTGTGGAACTAGGGCTTTTTAGTGAGGAAGAATTAGAAAGCGCGATCGCGTCTGGTTATAATCCCGGTCGTGTCGCTTTTCATCAGGGGATTGAACTTTGGGTAAATGATGTCCTTAACATTGGCGTTGATCCTGTAATTCTCCTTGATCTCTTCAAACAAAAATTCCTCAACCTCGGCGGAACATTACTGGAAAAAACTGCTTTTGCTAGTGCCACAGTTCATCCCAATGGCGTGAATCTTCAAACCCATGAAACCACCCTCACCACAAGACTCTTAGTGGATGCTATGGGGCATTTTTCCCCGATTGTGAAGCAAGCTAGGGGAGGGGAAAAACCAGACGGAACTTGTGTAGTGGTAGGGAGTTGCGCTGATGGCTATTCTAAGAACGAAACAGGGGATTTAATCACTTCCTTTACCCCCATTCAAAATCAATGTCAGTATTTTTGGGAGGCTTTTCCAGCCAAAGATGGACGCACCACTTATTTATTCTCCTATCTCGATGCCGATCCTGCTCGTCCCAGTTTAGAATTTTTTATGGATGAATACTTCCGCCTATTACCTGAGTATCAACAGGTGGAACTTTCCCAGCTAGACTTTAAACGGGTATTATTTGGCTTCTTCCCTGCTTACCGCAAAAGCCCGTTACGAGTCCCCTGGTCACGCATTCTTCCTGTGGGAGATAGTAGTGGCATTCAATCACCTGTGAGTTTTGGCGGATTTGGGGCAATGATTCGGCATCTTTCTCGACTCACTTATGGCGTTACAGAAGCCTTAAATGCGGATACCCTTTCCCGACAAGATTTAGCCTTATTACAACCCTATCAGCCTAATATCTCTGTAACATGGCTATTTCAACGTACAATGAGTGTCGGAGTCAATCAAGAACTGTCACCCAACCAAATTAATGATCTCCTCAGTGGGGTATTTACTGCTATGAATGAGTTAGGAGAGGATGTTCTCAAGCCATTTTTGCAAGATGTGGTGAGGTTTTCAGGATTGACCCAAACTTTAGCCTTAACTTCTGTGAAGCGACCTGAGATTGTTTTTCCTGTCATTCCACAAGTGGGGATTCCGCCCTTATTAGATTGGTTAGTTCATTATGTGAATTTAGGGCTGTATAGTGGTTTATTTCCCCTCAGTAAGCCCTTTGTCTCTTCCCTTAAGAATCTTTCCCCCAAACAGCAATATCGCCTGAAACGGTTAATTGAGGCTTGGCAATATGGATCAGGACAGGATTAG